A stretch of the Mobula hypostoma chromosome 19, sMobHyp1.1, whole genome shotgun sequence genome encodes the following:
- the sfr1 gene encoding swi5-dependent recombination DNA repair protein 1 homolog isoform X1: MYPYLMDVFYAAPYRTPGNPKKQSARMENVTFGSPCESLSADQLSTSVQTPVHSNTVVKTPMSASLRERLKKTRRSFNSPFIVPKRLKVDCDGEGKNCSETGMDLGIRQIGETSAAGSVVCTKTESPCKKTLEWHEVDTEGEGLRSGPSRTTLRNAWTLAKSPRRYPGTVSVEYQALLEERNRLQGEVQKKEELLRRLKMVQMYRTKNNLTELGLLIEKWRKSSQNLLYELQRALSTDNKPTLTQLIDSLAVEDRLLHYNRSEEDFIDT, from the exons atgtatccttatcttatggatgtcttttatgcggcaccttatcgaacacctggaaatccaa AGAAACAGAGTGCAAGAATGGAGAATGTAACATTTGGTTCCCCGTGCGAGTCCTTGTCTGCGGACCAATTGAGCACAAGTGTTCAAACTCCAGTTCATTCCAACACAGTGGTGAAAACG CCAATGAGTGCTAGTCTCCGGGAGCGGCTGAAGAAAACACGGCGTTCCTTTAATTCTCCCTTCATTGTGCCAAAGCGATTAAAGGTAGACTGTGATGGCGAGGGTAAGAACTGTTCAGAGACTGGTATGGACCTGGGTATCAGACAGATTGGTGAAACTTCTGCTGCTGGGAGTGTTGTGTGCACGAAGACAGAAAGCCCTTGCAAAAAGACACTTGAATGGCATGAAGTAGACACAGAAGGGGAAGGGCTGCGTTCTGGACCCTCCCGAACAACCTTACGAAACGCCTGGACTCTAGCCAAGTCACCAAGACGTTATCCCGGGACTGTGAGCGTCGAATATCAGGCACTACTTGAGGAAAGGAATCGACTGCAAGGGGAAGTGCAAAAGAAAGAAGAGCTTCTTCGCAGGTTGAAAATGGTTCAGATGTATAGGACAAAG AATAATTTGACAGAACTGGGGTTgctgatagagaaatggaggaagAGCAGCCAAAATTTGCTTTACGAACTTCAAAGGGCCCTTTCTACTGATAACAAGCCCACTCTCACTCAACTCATAGACAGCTTGGCTGTGGAAGATAGGCTGCTACACTACAACAGGtctgaggaggacttcatagataCATGA
- the sfr1 gene encoding swi5-dependent recombination DNA repair protein 1 homolog isoform X2 produces MENVTFGSPCESLSADQLSTSVQTPVHSNTVVKTPMSASLRERLKKTRRSFNSPFIVPKRLKVDCDGEGKNCSETGMDLGIRQIGETSAAGSVVCTKTESPCKKTLEWHEVDTEGEGLRSGPSRTTLRNAWTLAKSPRRYPGTVSVEYQALLEERNRLQGEVQKKEELLRRLKMVQMYRTKNNLTELGLLIEKWRKSSQNLLYELQRALSTDNKPTLTQLIDSLAVEDRLLHYNRSEEDFIDT; encoded by the exons ATGGAGAATGTAACATTTGGTTCCCCGTGCGAGTCCTTGTCTGCGGACCAATTGAGCACAAGTGTTCAAACTCCAGTTCATTCCAACACAGTGGTGAAAACG CCAATGAGTGCTAGTCTCCGGGAGCGGCTGAAGAAAACACGGCGTTCCTTTAATTCTCCCTTCATTGTGCCAAAGCGATTAAAGGTAGACTGTGATGGCGAGGGTAAGAACTGTTCAGAGACTGGTATGGACCTGGGTATCAGACAGATTGGTGAAACTTCTGCTGCTGGGAGTGTTGTGTGCACGAAGACAGAAAGCCCTTGCAAAAAGACACTTGAATGGCATGAAGTAGACACAGAAGGGGAAGGGCTGCGTTCTGGACCCTCCCGAACAACCTTACGAAACGCCTGGACTCTAGCCAAGTCACCAAGACGTTATCCCGGGACTGTGAGCGTCGAATATCAGGCACTACTTGAGGAAAGGAATCGACTGCAAGGGGAAGTGCAAAAGAAAGAAGAGCTTCTTCGCAGGTTGAAAATGGTTCAGATGTATAGGACAAAG AATAATTTGACAGAACTGGGGTTgctgatagagaaatggaggaagAGCAGCCAAAATTTGCTTTACGAACTTCAAAGGGCCCTTTCTACTGATAACAAGCCCACTCTCACTCAACTCATAGACAGCTTGGCTGTGGAAGATAGGCTGCTACACTACAACAGGtctgaggaggacttcatagataCATGA
- the sfr1 gene encoding swi5-dependent recombination DNA repair protein 1 homolog isoform X3 — MYPYLMDVFYAAPYRTPGNPKKQSARMENVTFGSPCESLSADQLSTSVQTPVHSNTVVKTPMSASLRERLKKTRRSFNSPFIVPKRLKVDCDGEGKNCSETGMDLGIRQIGETSAAGSVVCTKTESPCKKTLEWHEVDTEGEGLRSGPSRTTLRNAWTLAKSPRRYPGTVSVEYQALLEERNRLQGEVQKKEELLRRLKMVQMYRTKGAAQKNHHTFWCQHSMSTMFSRT, encoded by the exons atgtatccttatcttatggatgtcttttatgcggcaccttatcgaacacctggaaatccaa AGAAACAGAGTGCAAGAATGGAGAATGTAACATTTGGTTCCCCGTGCGAGTCCTTGTCTGCGGACCAATTGAGCACAAGTGTTCAAACTCCAGTTCATTCCAACACAGTGGTGAAAACG CCAATGAGTGCTAGTCTCCGGGAGCGGCTGAAGAAAACACGGCGTTCCTTTAATTCTCCCTTCATTGTGCCAAAGCGATTAAAGGTAGACTGTGATGGCGAGGGTAAGAACTGTTCAGAGACTGGTATGGACCTGGGTATCAGACAGATTGGTGAAACTTCTGCTGCTGGGAGTGTTGTGTGCACGAAGACAGAAAGCCCTTGCAAAAAGACACTTGAATGGCATGAAGTAGACACAGAAGGGGAAGGGCTGCGTTCTGGACCCTCCCGAACAACCTTACGAAACGCCTGGACTCTAGCCAAGTCACCAAGACGTTATCCCGGGACTGTGAGCGTCGAATATCAGGCACTACTTGAGGAAAGGAATCGACTGCAAGGGGAAGTGCAAAAGAAAGAAGAGCTTCTTCGCAGGTTGAAAATGGTTCAGATGTATAGGACAAAG